CCACTAGACTTCTACAGAAACCAAACCCTAAAACGATCTTGTATATCATAAACCCTTTTTCAGCATTTTCCCCTCAGTCTTCTGAAATGCTCTAGCGTGGGTTAGAGACTTTAACTTCCTCCATTCAACATTGAAACACAATCCTCAAAACCATCCACCACCCCCATAACCTTTTCAACAgtctttttttcttcatttttgacccagtagtagtagtagtagtagtggtggagcACTAAATAGCTGAAACTGAACTCGCCAAAAGTCGTAAATTGGCACTTAGAGtctccctctttccctgtctACCTCAATGTTCATCAGAAAACTGGTGTATTATCTCAAATCCTTTTCTGGCACACATTGTGCTCATCCTGAAAGAACATCAACTCATCAAATAACAACCATCTGAACTGAGAGAATCCCACCGTTGAATATGAACAGACATCTCCTAATTAATTTCTCTCTGGACTGCTATCTACTGTCATCTCTGCATTAGGTGACACTTAGTGCTGAATATTCTATGCAAATCTTGTCAAGGAGCATTGCCTCAGCAGTAGTACATCTCTCTCTTTCGGTCTTCGTATCATTATCGAGGAAATAACACAAACAAAGGAATGATATGCTTAATTCATTGTCTTTCCGTCTCCTGCCTCCAGTGGCATGGGCATTGTAGCTTTACCTTTCTGGACTCCAGCAGCTGATGAAGGCCTACCACCACTAGCAGGCCCAGACCAGACAGGAACACATACATGAAGATCCTGAGgatacagaagagagagaagagttaagACACGCTGCACCAATACAGACCCCTGGTATGGCAGCCATCTCCAATAGAATGGTTTCATTTAGCACTTCTGAATGTCTTCCAACACAGGGCTAGTTCATATGGCCTCACGTCTCTCCATCCAGTCCATCCTCTCTCTCGGTGATGGTCACTGTCTGGTTGAACACAGCATCCTGGAATGTGTTaccctgaaagagagagagagagagaggtatgagagagcgagaggatcAGATATCACCTCCAGCTGGTGAACTACGACCCCTCTATCTTCTCCGGGTTAATCTGAAAGTTTAACCTCGCATGCAAATAGTGGGAAGACTTCATCCACACACCATGAGTTAAACTAATTTCCTAATATAAAAACAATTGCCTGATGAAATATAGATAAGGAAACTGAGAAACCAAACCCATGACCATTCTTGACATGCAATCATTTGTGAAAAAGACAAAAAATGGCTGACTAAGCTGAGGCCCACTCACGTTGCTGTCTTTGTAGTTGAGGTTGATGACCAGGCCGAAGGGGCGCCCGCCCATGGGCTCGGCTGGGATGAAGGAGTACTCGAAGGTGGCCTGGCGCCCAGCTGGCACCACTATGCCCAGCTGCAGGGCTGTGAAGTTCTGGATGTAGAACTGGAAGTCCTGTGGGTAGCGAAAGGATGCGTCCAGGGACTCCACCACAAAGTTGTCACTGCCCTTGTTGGTGAAGCCCATCAGGAACTTCACAATGTCGTTGGCTGGGAAGTCTGGAGTCAAACGCCAGGAGGAAGAACAACAAAAGACTATGAGTGGTGGCGTGATGGGGAATTTGAAGCATACACAGGCTTGTCAGAATATTAAGAATTCATTTTCATTCAAGTCATTTAGCACATACTTGTTCTTTGCAATAAATGCACTCAAATATGGAGGTTGAAACAACATATTATAGACTAAGCATCGTAGCTAAGTAAATCCATCTCCAAATACAAGTCAGTCTTAGCATTAAAGTGAAAAAACACAGTTCAAAACCATCATAATGACAAAAATGAAGTGCAAATTCAACATGCAGATAGATATGTTGAGACAAGCCCCAATCTGTGCCCGTACCCCTACCGTCTCCCTTGACAAAGAGGATGGTGGTGTCAGCATTGGGGGAGGCATTCACTTCTCCTCCTAcagcttcctcctcctcttctttttctTCCGTCTAAAATATCAAAATTAGACACTATTTTTTAGATGAAAAAAGCAAGGACTGATAGGGCCCATGTTAAAAAAAACTAAGGAGGCGGCCAAAAGTAGCCTAATCTCTTACCAATTCCGTGTTTTCATCATCTTCAACTTCGGcctcatcatcctcatcctctgtgttcacatcaacatcatccacagcatctTCATCAGCTGCCTCCTCATCCTCAGTAGCATCCTGGGCTGCCACCAATGGCCCTGGATTGATTGTAAGGAAGTACATTGATTAAAATCTcaccaaataaatgttttgggaAAACAAACTTGTGTCAAAATAaaatctattattattattattattttcacaCCAGGGCGCTTAGTTACATAGTTAATATTGTATCAAGGGATTAAAACTGAGTTTGAACAAATATTGTATTCATTACAGTTACAGGCCCTAGGCTTAACAAAcgtaattacattttttgttctTCTGTTTCATATCGTAAGCTTCTAAGACACTAAAGCAAAAACACTGATATGATTGCCAGGCTTTGCCAACAATAGAGGGCTTCTGTGGCCAAGTTCTGAGGCTGCTTCTCCTAGCCCAATAATGGGCGTAAAGGAGCCTAACGTTACTCCTTATTGTCCAAGGAACTTACATTATCTGTTTATAGGCGAAATGGCCCTGGAAGCCAAATCAGCCAAAAACTCCATCTAAACGTAAATCGAGTCTTAATTACGGTTCCAGAAAGCAAGTAACTGTTAAGCTGGTAAGGAAGGACACGTCAGTCTAGTTAGGTAGCACACCATTACGGATAAGCAAGACTCACTATTAAATCACATTTGCAATGAATAGT
The window above is part of the Salvelinus namaycush isolate Seneca chromosome 7, SaNama_1.0, whole genome shotgun sequence genome. Proteins encoded here:
- the LOC120050997 gene encoding translocon-associated protein subunit alpha-like isoform X1, which produces MVQFLPKLLLLVLLAFPATIIMKGPLVAAQDATEDEEAADEDAVDDVDVNTEDEDDEAEVEDDENTELTEEKEEEEEAVGGEVNASPNADTTILFVKGDGRDFPANDIVKFLMGFTNKGSDNFVVESLDASFRYPQDFQFYIQNFTALQLGIVVPAGRQATFEYSFIPAEPMGGRPFGLVINLNYKDSNGNTFQDAVFNQTVTITEREDGLDGETIFMYVFLSGLGLLVVVGLHQLLESRKRRRPAAKVEMGTSSHNDVDMSWIPQETLNQIMQSRRDKASPKRSPRKRTQKRTAGSDE
- the LOC120050997 gene encoding translocon-associated protein subunit alpha-like isoform X2 — its product is MVQFLPKLLLLVLLAFPATIIMKGPLVAAQDATEDEEAADEDAVDDVDVNTEDEDDEAEVEDDENTELTEEKEEEEEAVGGEVNASPNADTTILFVKGDDFPANDIVKFLMGFTNKGSDNFVVESLDASFRYPQDFQFYIQNFTALQLGIVVPAGRQATFEYSFIPAEPMGGRPFGLVINLNYKDSNGNTFQDAVFNQTVTITEREDGLDGETIFMYVFLSGLGLLVVVGLHQLLESRKRRRPAAKVEMGTSSHNDVDMSWIPQETLNQIMQSRRDKASPKRSPRKRTQKRTAGSDE
- the LOC120050997 gene encoding translocon-associated protein subunit alpha-like isoform X3, encoding MVQFLPKLLLLVLLAFPATIIMKGPLVAAQDATEDEEAADEDAVDDVDVNTEDEDDEAEVEDDENTELTEEKEEEEEAVGGEVNASPNADTTILFVKGDGRDFPANDIVKFLMGFTNKGSDNFVVESLDASFRYPQDFQFYIQNFTALQLGIVVPAGRQATFEYSFIPAEPMGGRPFGLVINLNYKDSNGNTFQDAVFNQTVTITEREDGLDGETIFMYVFLSGLGLLVVVGLHQLLESRKRRRPAAKVEMGTSSHNDVDMSWIPQETLNQINKASPKRSPRKRTQKRTAGSDE
- the LOC120050997 gene encoding translocon-associated protein subunit alpha-like isoform X4 codes for the protein MVQFLPKLLLLVLLAFPATIIMKGPLVAAQDATEDEEAADEDAVDDVDVNTEDEDDEAEVEDDENTELTEEKEEEEEAVGGEVNASPNADTTILFVKGDDFPANDIVKFLMGFTNKGSDNFVVESLDASFRYPQDFQFYIQNFTALQLGIVVPAGRQATFEYSFIPAEPMGGRPFGLVINLNYKDSNGNTFQDAVFNQTVTITEREDGLDGETIFMYVFLSGLGLLVVVGLHQLLESRKRRRPAAKVEMGTSSHNDVDMSWIPQETLNQINKASPKRSPRKRTQKRTAGSDE